From Candidatus Binataceae bacterium:
CGATCAGGTTGAGCGTGGTCGGTAAAGCGCAGACGATTTTTATAGCATCCACGGAGAGCCCAGGCGAGCAAACCCGCGCTACTCCTGAAACCTCAGGTCAGCTACGCCCGGACCCGGCTCTTCGAGGCTGCGCGGGAAGCGCTTTCCCTTCAGGTATCGGTCGAAAAACGCGATGCTGTACTCAATGGTCAGCGGGTGCTTAGCTGTCGCCCGGTTGTCTACCCAGGCCAAATGCCCTGCCCCATCGATTACCACCAGGTATTTCGGCGCGGGCGTCTGCTCGTACGCGCCCTCACGTCGCTCCAACGACGATGTGATTGCAGTATCGCGAGAGCCACCTAGATACATGACCGGCGCATCGATCTCGCTAAGCGTATGCTGAACCGCGAAAGGCGCAGCATATGGCGAGAGCGCGAGGACCGCCTTGATTCGCGGATCTTTCCAGTGCGGCCATCCGCCAGCCAGCTCCAGGACGGTGTACCCGCCGAGCGAATGACCGACCAGTCCGACATGCTGCCAATCGAAGGGCGGCGCGCGAAAACGCGCGTCTTCCTGTAGTGCGTTGAGCAGGGTTTTCAGATCCTGCGCCCGGTCCGCGTAGGTCTCGTCACTCCAATCTTCCGGGTTCCTGAAGGGAATCTCGGGGCGCGGCAACCACGACTGGAGCTTTCCGCAGTCGGCATCACGATGCTTGGGCGCGAATACCGCGTAGCCCTCCTCGGCCAACGCCTGCATCAGGTAGGACGATTGGGTATTACAGCCGCGGTAGCGATGCGAGAAGAGAATTATCGGCCAGGGCCCCGCGGTTTGGCTGTCAGGAATCCAGGCGTCCACTGCGAGCCCCGCGATTTGAAGTTTTTGCGCAACCGGGAGAGCCTGCCCCGCACCTTCGGCGCAGTGCGCCGGCGCGATCGCTGCGCAGCACGCGACCAAGAGCGTCAACCGGACCAGCTGGAACCAGCGCACCATCAAGGTTTTCTCCGCGAATACTTGCCTCGCAGCATCGGTCTGCGCGGGCCCCATTCGATCCCGGATAGATTGGTTAACCGAGAGTGATTACCACCGAGACGCGCGAGGCCCCTCTCAGAGGAAGGTCGCCGGCCGCGCAGATCCCTATGCTTTGACCGGAGCGTGTGCAATCAGGTCACGCATCTCTTTGACCACTTTGCGATAGTCGCTCTGGCCGAAGATTCCCGAGCCCGATACGAACACGTTGGCACCCGCGGCTTTCACCTCGGCGATATTGTCGAGTTTCACACCGCCATCGATTTCAATATCGACCTTGAGCGCGAGCCGATCTAACTCGCGGCGCACCACACGCAATTTTTCCAGCGCCTCCGGAATAAATTCCTGTCCTCCGAAACCGGGATGCACGCTCATGATGAGAATCATGTCGAGGTGCGCAGCAAAGGGCAGCACGCGCTGCACGTCGGTCTCCGGATTTATTCC
This genomic window contains:
- a CDS encoding dienelactone hydrolase family protein; amino-acid sequence: MVRWFQLVRLTLLVACCAAIAPAHCAEGAGQALPVAQKLQIAGLAVDAWIPDSQTAGPWPIILFSHRYRGCNTQSSYLMQALAEEGYAVFAPKHRDADCGKLQSWLPRPEIPFRNPEDWSDETYADRAQDLKTLLNALQEDARFRAPPFDWQHVGLVGHSLGGYTVLELAGGWPHWKDPRIKAVLALSPYAAPFAVQHTLSEIDAPVMYLGGSRDTAITSSLERREGAYEQTPAPKYLVVIDGAGHLAWVDNRATAKHPLTIEYSIAFFDRYLKGKRFPRSLEEPGPGVADLRFQE